From the genome of Malus sylvestris chromosome 6, drMalSylv7.2, whole genome shotgun sequence, one region includes:
- the LOC126627030 gene encoding protein FIZZY-RELATED 2-like has translation MDDPTAPPRTPSSSSSQLNTPPTMLRTPQALQSLTPSRHIDRLINFNHHQSPSRTIYSDRFIPSRSGSNFPLFDISNTPSEGRDDSSSAYGTLLRAALFGPDARGVVPPATPEKRSAIQMNPPSPNIFRFKTETRPSMHSLSPFGFDDVVTGAHHSPVKAPRKVPRSPYKVLDAPALQDDFYLNLVDWSSHNVLAVGLGNCVYLWNACSSKVTKLCDLGIDDSVCSVGWAQRGTHLAVGTSNGKVQIWDASRCRRVRTMEGHRLRIGALAWSSSMLSSGSRDKTILQRDIRAQEDFVSKLSGHKSEVCGLKWSYDNRELASGGNDNRLFVWNQHSTQPVLKYCEHTAAVKAIAWSPHLHGLLASGGGTADRCIRFWNTTTNSHLSCMDTGSQVCNLVWSKNVNELVSTHGYSQNQIIVWRYPTMSKLATLTGHSYRVLYLAISPDGQTIVTGAGDETLRFWNVFPSPKSQNTESEIGASSLGRTIIR, from the exons ATGGACGATCCCACGGCGCCACCGAGAACCCCATCGTCGTCTTCCTCCCAGCTCAATACGCCTCCAACAATGCTCCGCACTCCTCAGGCCCTCCAATCGCTAACCCCATCTCGGCACATCGACCGCCTGATCAACTTCAACCACCACCAATCGCCGTCCAGGACCATCTACTCCGATAGGTTCATCCCCAGTAGATCCGGCTCCAACTTCCCCCTCTTCGACATCTCTAATACTCCATCCGAGGGCCGCGATGACTCGTCAAGCGCCTACGGCACTCTCCTACGCGCTGCCCTCTTTGGCCCTGACGCCCGTGGCGTCGTCCCTCCGGCGACGCCTGAGAAAAGGAGCGCAATTCAGATGAACCCGCCTAGTCCCAACATCTTCCGGTTCAAGACCGAGACTCGCCCGTCAATGCACTCGCTTTCCCCTTTTGGGTTCGACGATGTGGTCACTGGGGCTCACCATAGCCCGGTCAAGGCTCCTCGGAAGGTCCCTCGGTCGCCTTACAAG GTTTTGGATGCACCTGCTTTGCAAGATGATTTCTATCTGAATCTTGTCGACTGGTCTTCGCACAATGTACTTGCCGTTGGGTTGGGAAATTGTGTTTATTTATGGAATGCTTGTAGTAGCAAG GTAACTAAGTTATGTGACTTGGGGATTGATGATAGTGTCTGTTCCGTTGGCTGGGCTCAACGTGGAACTCATCTTGCGGTTGGAACTAGCAATGGAAAAGTCCAA ATTTGGGATGCATCACGCTGTAGGAGGGTAAGAACTATGGAGGGCCATCGACTACGCATTGGGGCCTTAGCCTGGAGTTCATCTATGCTGTCTTCTGGTAGCCGGGACAAGACTATTCTTCAACGTGATATTCGTGCTCAGGAAGATTTTGTTAGCAAACTTTCCGGACACAAGTCAGAG GTTTGCGGACTGAAGTGGTCTTATGATAACCGTGAGCTGGCATCAGGCGGGAATGATAATAGG CTTTTTGTTTGGAATCAACATTCAACTCAACCGGTGCTCAAATACTGTGAGCATACTGCAGCTGTGAAAGCTATTGCATGGTCTCCCCATCTTCATGGGCTTCTTGCGTCTGGGGGAGGAACTGCAGACCGATGTATTCGCTTCTGGAATACAACCACCAACTCGCATTTGAGCTGCATGGACACTGGAAGTCAG GTATGCAATCTTGTGTGGTCGAAAAATGTCAATGAACTAGTCAGCACCCATGGCTACTCCCAAAATCAGATAATAGTTTGGAGATATCCCACCATgtcaaag CTTGCAACTCTTACGGGCCATTCATACAGAGTTCTTTATCTTGCCATCTCGCCTGATGGACAG ACAATTGTTACTGGAGCAGGAGATGAAACACTAAGATTTTGGAACGTGTTTCCTTCCCCTAAGTCCCAG AACACAGAAAGTGAAATTGGAGCATCATCTCTTGGAAGAACCATCATCCGGTGA